The following are encoded in a window of Magnolia sinica isolate HGM2019 chromosome 11, MsV1, whole genome shotgun sequence genomic DNA:
- the LOC131218054 gene encoding uncharacterized protein LOC131218054, giving the protein MTKYGMTMARQTPSFSEVTSHPETSAAGSNGGSDGNLLPITGHKPNGQNYLLWSQSVMMFICGKGRDDYLTEVAAPPSKEDPKYRTWKLENNMVMSWFINSMTNEIGENFLLYGTAKDIWVAAKETYSSFDNSSELFAIESILHDLRQGDLTVTQYFNALTQNWQELDMFEEYDWKCPEDGIKYRKIIEKKRLYKFLLGLNKDLDEVRGRIMGLKPLPSIQEAFSEVRMEESRKKVMMGPPTTNHSPEGYALSV; this is encoded by the coding sequence ATGACAAAATACGGGATGACAATGGCTCGGCAAACTCCATCCTTCTCCGAAGTCACCTCCCATCCTGAAACCTCAGCTGCAGGCAGCAATGGAGGATCAGATGGCAATCTTCTGCCCATTACAGGGCACAAACCCAATGGACAAAATTATCTTCTGTGGTCACAATCAGTAATGATGTTCATTTGCGGAAAGGGAAGAGACGACTACCTCACTGAAGTAGCAGCCCCACCAAGCAAAGAAGATCCGAAGTACAGAACATGGAAGTTAGAGAATAACATGGTGATGTCCTGGTTTATCAACTCAATGACAAACGAAATAGGAGAAAATTTCCTATTGTATGGGACTGCAAAGGACATCTGGGTCGCAGCCAAAGAAACGTATTCTAGCTTTGATAACTCATCCGAACTGTTCGCTATTGAAAGTATTCTTCACGATCTACGCCAAGGAGATCTCACGGTCACTCAATACTTCAACGCTCTCACACAGAATTGGCAGGAATTAGACATGTTTGAAGAATACGATTGGAAATGCCCAGAAGATGGAATCAAATATCGGAAAATCATTGAAAAGAAACGACTCTATAAGTTTctattgggcctcaacaaggaccttGATGAAGTTCGAGGAAGAATCATGGGGCTGAAACCGCTACCTAGTATTCAAGAGGCGTTTTCAGAAGTCCGCATGGAAGAGAGTCGAAAGAAAGTGATGATGGGACCACCAACTACGAATCACAGCCCTGAAGGATATGCACTCTCGGTTTAA